Below is a window of Fibrobacter sp. UWB11 DNA.
CGAGCGCTCCTCACCGGATACACGAACGTGACCGGTTGTATGGTTGCTTTCAAAGCAAGGCTTTTGAAGACAGTGCTCCCGATTCCGCAAGAGGTCCCCGTACACGACCAATGGATTACGCTTTGCGCAACCGCAGAAAATGGTTACCGAGCTATCGCAGATAAGGTCATCCAATACCGCATTCACGGCAACAACGCCATCGGCGAAGGCAACAAGACTTGGAGTGAAAAGCTCCAGACGAACTTGCAATGGGCAAAGGCTGTAAGAGATTCAAGCGTTTTCGAAAAACTGCCAGACGAAAGCCGCCTATTTTTGGACAAGTTCATTCAGTTCCTGGAATTACGCTTTAGCCATGCATTTTTATCACCGCTATGGTTTGTGTGGATTGTCCGTAACGCGCGCAACATCTACCCGCAGGTTCATAGCGCCCCCAAAATGATTGCACGAATTCTGTTCTCGTTCGTGGGCGTCTCGACCGCCAAAAAATTTTTCAATAAGAAATAAAATATCCTATGATTCACGAAATT
It encodes the following:
- a CDS encoding glycosyltransferase, which encodes MKICITLATYNGEKYLGEMLDSLVAQTKQADVIIAVDDGSKDSTCEILERYKDKLPLEITKFEKNRGHRASFSTALEKARELLADDDVIFLADQDDIWLSNKLEVMSQKIGDNSMIFGNAEIIDGEGKVTDSSWRKKAETVEQLSQRALLTGYTNVTGCMVAFKARLLKTVLPIPQEVPVHDQWITLCATAENGYRAIADKVIQYRIHGNNAIGEGNKTWSEKLQTNLQWAKAVRDSSVFEKLPDESRLFLDKFIQFLELRFSHAFLSPLWFVWIVRNARNIYPQVHSAPKMIARILFSFVGVSTAKKFFNKK